The genomic segment CGAGCGTCGGCTTGCGCAAAAGCACGAACGGCCCGGCGACGACCCAAAAAATGGCAGATGCCTTGAACAGCGAACGGGCTTCGACCACGCCCGTACCGAGCTGCGTACTCGCGACCAGCGCGGCCGCTGCGATCAGCGCGTAAATGACGGGACCGGCCCCGCCCAGCTTAAGCAGGCGTGCCCACTCCCACGCGGCGAATACGACGACAAAAGCGATCAGCGCGCCAAACGCGCCAACCGGCGCGAACAGCGTGACCGGCAGGAACACAGCCAGCAGGATGATCGCCGTGATGACACGGGTTTTTAGCATGGAAGCGAATCGACGTTTTGCGATTGCGGCTCGAGTTGAGCACTGGTGCGGCCGAAGCGGCGTTCGCGCTCCGCGTACGAAGCGATGGCATGACCGAGCGCGTCGGCGTCGAAATCAGGCCAGAACGTGTCGGTGAAATAGAACTCGGTGTAGGCAAGCTGCCACAGCAGGAAATTGCTGACGCGGCGCTCGCCGCCGGTGCGGATGAACAGATCCGGCTCCGGCGCATAAGCCATGGACAGGTGTTCGGCGAACGAATCTTCGTTGACCTCTACCGCCTTGCCCGCCAGAGCCGACTGTTCGGCGAGCTTGCGGGTGGCCTGCATGATGTCCCAGCGGCCGCCATAATTCGCGGCGATGGTCAGCGTGAGACGGGTGTTACGCGCGGTTTTGGTCTCCGCGCGTTTGATCAGGTCGCGAATACGCGTGTCGAAACGATCCAGATCACCGACCACGCGCAAACGGATGCCGTTGGCATGGAGTTTGCCGATTTCGCGCTCCAGCGCAGTGACGAACAGGCGCATCAGGAACGAAACTTCTTCGTTCGGACGACGCCAGTTTTCCGAGCTGAACGCAAACAGCGTCAGGTATTCGACGCCTTGACGGGCGCACGCCTCGACGGCCGCGCGCACCGCGTCGACGCCGCGCGTATGGCCCGCCACGCGCGGCAAACGCCGCTGGGTGGCCCAACGGCCGTTGCCATCCATGATGATCGCGATATGTCGCGGCACCGCGGCGACATCAGGCACGCGCACGGTTGAGCTGGTATAGGTCATGGCCGTCGGGACTGTGACTGCAAATAAGAAGTGGAAACCGTGAAAGTTCTGAGCCCGAACGGCCTCAAACCGTCATGATCTCGGCTTCTTTCGTCACGACGAGTTTGTCGATTTCGGCAACAAACTTGTCCGTCAGCTTCTGAACGTCGTCACCTGCACGACGCTCGTCGTCTTCCGAAATTTCTTTGTCTTTGACGAGCTTTTTCAGTTGCTCGTTGGCATCACGGCGCAGGTTACGGACCGCAACCTTGGCCGTTTCCGCTTCGCTCTTGACCACTTTGGTCAGTTCGCGGCGGCGCTCTTCAGTCAGCGCGGGCATCGGCACGCGGATCACGTCGCCTTGCGTAGCCGGGTTCAGGCCGAGGTCCGACTCACGAATCGCCTTTTCGACGACCTGAACCATCTTCTTTTCCCACGGCTGCACGCCGATCGTGCGTGCGTCGATCAGCGTCAGGTTTGCGACCTGCGAGATCGGCACCGGCGAACCGTAGTAATCGCACTGGATGTGATCGAGCAGGCCCGTGTGCGCACGACCCGTGCGGATCTTCGACAGGTCGTTCTTGAACGCGTCGATGGAGCGCTGCATCTTTTGTTCAGCGCCCTTCCTGATATCAGCCACAGACATTTTTAAACCTCCGAACCTTCAAAACGGTGCGAACCGGCCAGCGCGCGCAATATGCGGCGGCCCGGGCTCGCGTTAAAGCCCACGTTATGTGAACGAGAGTTTACACGTGGACGAGGGTGCCCTCGTCCTCGCCTTGAACGATGCGCTTGAGCGCGCCCGGCTTGACGATCGAAAACACCCGGATAGGCAGCTTCTGGTCGCGGCACAGCGCAAATGCTGTTGCGTCCATCACCTGCAGATTGCGGCCGATCGCTTCGTCGAAGCTGATCGTGGTGTAGCGCGTCGCGCTCGGGTCTTTCTTGGGGTCGGCCGAATAAACGCCGTCCACCTTGGTTGCTTTCAGCACGACTTCGGCGCCGATTTCCGAGCCGCGCAGTGCAGCAGCCGTGTCGGTCGTGAAGAACGGGTTGCCGGTACCGGCCGCGAAAATGACGACCCGGCCTTCTTCGAGCTGGCGGATCGCGCGGGGGCGGATGTACGGCTCGACCACCTGATCCATGCGCAGCGCGGATTGCACGCGCGCTTCGATGCCGGCGTGGCGCATTGCGTCCTGCAGCGCCAGCGCGTTCATCATCGTGGCCAGCATGCCCATGTAGTCAGCCGTGGCGCGGTCCATACCGGCTGCACCGCCCGCGACGCCGCGGAAAATATTGCCGCCGCCGATCACCACGGCCAGCTGCGTTCCGAGACGGACCACTTCGGCCACGTCCGCCACCATTCGTTCGATGGTCGCGCGGTTGATGCCGAAGGCATCGTCGCCCATCAGAGCTTCACCGGAGAGTTTAAGCAGGACGCGTTTGTAGGCAGTGGGCATAGGGGTATCCAGATCGCGCAGAACAGGGCAACAACAAGGGACTAATGTAGGGGTGAAATGCTGATTCGGGCAAGCGTCGCCAAATTGACGGACCCTGAAGTCCGCCGGCGACCACACTGCGAGGGTCAACCCGCGTGCGGTCTTGCGGCGCTGCCGACCGCGGCAAAGTCTTGCTCCGCCGCGGGTCCAACAGTACTACGGTGAAGCTTGGCTAAAGCTTATTGTTGCTTTGCAGCAGCGACTTGAGCGGCCACTTCAGCTGCGAAGTCGTCCTGCTTCTTTTCGATGCCTTCGCCAACCACGAACAGCGCGAACTTCTGGACGCTCGCGTTGCCGGCCTTCAGCATCTGTTCGATCGTCTGCTTGTCGTTCTTAACGAACGTCTGGTTCAGCAGCGACACTTCCTTCAGGTACTTCTGCACGCTGCCGTCGACCATCTTGGCGACGATTTCAGCCGGCTTGCCCGATTCAGCAGCCTTCTGTTCAGCAATGCTGCGTTCCTTCGCGATCAACTCTGCCGGAACGTCGTCCGACGACAGCGAAACCGGCTTCATTGCGGCGATGTGCATTGCCACGTCCTTGCCGACCTGCTCGTCCGCGCCGGTGTACTCGACCAGCACGCCGATGCGCGTGCCGTGCAGGTATGCCGCCAGCTTGTTAGCCGTGTCGAAACGCACGAAACGGCGGATCGACAGGTTTTCACCGATCTTGCCGACCAGCGCGAGGCGCACTGCGTCGACCGTCGAGCCGTCCAGCGGCAGTGCCGACAGCGCTGCGACGTCAGCCGGATTAGCCGTAGCGACCAGTTCGGCGATCGTCTTCGAGAAAGCCAGGAAGTCGTCGTTCTTCGAAACGAAGTCGGTTTCGCAGTTCAGTTCGACCAGCGAACCAGCGTTGCCGCCGATAAACGATGCGACCACGCCTTCAGCCGTCACGCGCGACGCTGCCTTGCTGGCCTTGTTACCCAGCTTCACGCGCAGCAGCTCTTCAGCGCGCGCCATGTCGCCGTCGGCTTCCGTCAGCGCTTTCTTGCATTCCATCATCGGCGCGTCGGTCTTTGCGCGCAGTTCTGCAACCATGCTTGCGGTAATTGCCGCCATCATTTGCTCCTTGAGTTCCGTCTGTCACACACCGCCCGCACTTCGATACCGGCGGCGAGAATTCGTTTCAGCATTGCGCGAATTTTTTCACGGGCAACGCTTTGGGCGCCAAATTCAGCACCCCACTACAATGTCGCGACTTAAAAAAAGGGGGCCTGTAGAAAGCCCCCTTTTTTGCCGGACACGGGGCAGCTTTACGCTTCCGAGTTGACCTCGACGAACTCGTCGCCGTTGTCGCCGCGTGCAGCCTGCACCACTTCGTTGACCGAGTTCGCACGGCCTTCGAGGATCGCGTCAGCCACGCCAGCCGTGTACAGAGCG from the Paraburkholderia fungorum genome contains:
- the uppS gene encoding polyprenyl diphosphate synthase, with translation MTYTSSTVRVPDVAAVPRHIAIIMDGNGRWATQRRLPRVAGHTRGVDAVRAAVEACARQGVEYLTLFAFSSENWRRPNEEVSFLMRLFVTALEREIGKLHANGIRLRVVGDLDRFDTRIRDLIKRAETKTARNTRLTLTIAANYGGRWDIMQATRKLAEQSALAGKAVEVNEDSFAEHLSMAYAPEPDLFIRTGGERRVSNFLLWQLAYTEFYFTDTFWPDFDADALGHAIASYAERERRFGRTSAQLEPQSQNVDSLPC
- the pyrH gene encoding UMP kinase, which encodes MPTAYKRVLLKLSGEALMGDDAFGINRATIERMVADVAEVVRLGTQLAVVIGGGNIFRGVAGGAAGMDRATADYMGMLATMMNALALQDAMRHAGIEARVQSALRMDQVVEPYIRPRAIRQLEEGRVVIFAAGTGNPFFTTDTAAALRGSEIGAEVVLKATKVDGVYSADPKKDPSATRYTTISFDEAIGRNLQVMDATAFALCRDQKLPIRVFSIVKPGALKRIVQGEDEGTLVHV
- the tsf gene encoding translation elongation factor Ts, which codes for MAAITASMVAELRAKTDAPMMECKKALTEADGDMARAEELLRVKLGNKASKAASRVTAEGVVASFIGGNAGSLVELNCETDFVSKNDDFLAFSKTIAELVATANPADVAALSALPLDGSTVDAVRLALVGKIGENLSIRRFVRFDTANKLAAYLHGTRIGVLVEYTGADEQVGKDVAMHIAAMKPVSLSSDDVPAELIAKERSIAEQKAAESGKPAEIVAKMVDGSVQKYLKEVSLLNQTFVKNDKQTIEQMLKAGNASVQKFALFVVGEGIEKKQDDFAAEVAAQVAAAKQQ
- the frr gene encoding ribosome recycling factor, producing the protein MSVADIRKGAEQKMQRSIDAFKNDLSKIRTGRAHTGLLDHIQCDYYGSPVPISQVANLTLIDARTIGVQPWEKKMVQVVEKAIRESDLGLNPATQGDVIRVPMPALTEERRRELTKVVKSEAETAKVAVRNLRRDANEQLKKLVKDKEISEDDERRAGDDVQKLTDKFVAEIDKLVVTKEAEIMTV